The following coding sequences lie in one Rutidosis leptorrhynchoides isolate AG116_Rl617_1_P2 chromosome 4, CSIRO_AGI_Rlap_v1, whole genome shotgun sequence genomic window:
- the LOC139844594 gene encoding putative F-box protein At1g67623, giving the protein MASRDVNCTSSSSIGNRKCKLMKRRRARRQRRRPVVGSLPGDLLIDVLTRVASSSFTDLFNAKLSCRDFLGAAEDESIFQHVSIDKFPVIHWFPPSDELLSFLNRCIDKGNPEAMFRQGMIEFFSRARTETGLEYLKRASEKGHVEATYVYGMILLSRGGQSSQQGLNILNSMKISRSKYLKICECRAKIKAVIREMWINNSISLNEVGCKCPERNNVYIRKRKFEEEEDVDVLSCDACGWYREVISFCKIVDGVV; this is encoded by the exons ATGGCAAGCAGAGACGTCAATTGCACGTCATCATCGTCGATCGGAAACAGAAAATGTAAATTAATGAAACGACGTCGTGCGCGTCGACAGAGGCGGCGGCCGGTTGTCGGATCTCTTCCCGGCGATTTGTTGATTGATGTTCTGACTCGTGTTGCATCATCTTCGTTTACAGATCTTTTCAATGCTAAATTAAG TTGTCGGGATTTTCTTGGAGCAGCAGAAGATGAGTCCATATTTCAACATGTTTCGATTGATAAGTTTCCAGTAATTCATTGGTTTCCGCCAAGtgatgaacttctttcgttcctaAACCGATGCATTGACAAAGGGAACCCAGAGGCAATGTTCAGACAAGGAATG ATAGAGTTCTTCAGTCGAGCAAGGACTGAAACGGGCCTCGAGTACTTGAAAAGGGCAAGTGAGAAAGGACATGTGGAGGCAACATATGTGTACGGTATGATTCTACTGTCTAGAGGTGGTCAATCGAGTCAACAAGGCTTGAATATTTTAAACTCAATGAAAATATCTAGATCCAAATATTTGAAGATCTGCGAATGTAGAGCTAAGATCAAAGCAGTGATAAGAGAAATGTGGATTAATAATTCGATCTCACTAAATGAGGTCGGATGCAAATGTCCAGAAAGAAACAACGTCTATATAAGAAAAAGAAAATTCGAAGAGGAAGAAGATGTAGACGTTCTTTCTTGTGATGCTTGTGGGTGGTATCGAGAGGTCATTTCGTTCTGTAAAATAGTAGATGGTGTCGTTTAG
- the LOC139844595 gene encoding uncharacterized protein, giving the protein MAPSYFPLRWESTGDQWWYASPIDLAAANGHYDLVRELLHFDTNLLIKLTSLRRIRRLETVWDDEEQFNDVAKNRSKVAKKLLLAGEPENGHDHNSLIRAGYGGWLLYTAASAGDLGFVKELLSRDPLLVFGEGEYGVSDILYAAARSKNFEVFNVLVDFSLWSKGEEIGSVFKHEMMNRSVHAAARGGSIKILKQFLEDCSDVLMYRDLQGSTLLHSASGRGQTEVVKYLLESYEISGATDTQGNTALHIAAYNGHLAVVELLISSYPALVTLTNNYGDTFLHTTVAGFRTPGFRRVDQQIELMKRLVSGKIINIEDIINSKNNDGRTALHIAVIENIHSDLVELLMSVRYIDLNIRDVDRMTPLDLLRQRPTSASSEILIKRLISAGGISNYNDYRTRTALASHLKTHGIGGSPGTSFRVPDAEIIFYICSDNDRESMYSGELSQFDSPARSSSVHRSRESKVGAARGLKLLFGWARKKEEEDDRCSLDSFQIRKCKLETRPVSIRERYAKSSLPNNKRVLMPSPASKKKFSAGLSHGVLRVDSPSSPRSLSSWSSCSPEDDEEHRTTKSGPLNFMHSSSNPWIDREKPKFHRRQSSLSKVLMNQVFCFGAQGIAAEEPVKRSKPALSYIGSSV; this is encoded by the exons atggcTCCTTCATATTTTCCATTAAGGTGGGAAAGCACAGGTGATCAATGGTGGTATGCTTCTCCAATTGATTTAGCAGCTGCAAATGGTCACTATGATTTAGTCAGAGAGCTTCTTCATTTTGACACAAATTTGCTCATCAAATTAACATCCCTTCGTCGTATAAGGCGGCTTGAAACTGTGTGGGACGATGAAGAACAATTCAATGATGTTGCAAAAAACAGATCAAAAGTGGCTAAAAAATTACTTCTTGCAGGTGAACCTGAAAATGGCCATGATCATAACTCCTTGATCAGAGCAGGTTATGGTGGTTGGCTACTTTACACAGCTGCATCAGCTGGTGATTTAGGGTTTGTTAAAGAATTATTGAGTAGGGACCCATTACTAGTTTTTGGTGAAGGAGAATATGGTGTTAGTGATATATTATATGCTGCTGCAAGAAGCAAGAATTTTGAGGTTTTTAATGTCTTGGTTGACTTTTCTCTCTGGTCAAAGGGTGAGGAAATTGGGTCTGTTTTCAAACATGAGATGATGAATAGGTCTGTTCATGCTGCTGCTAGAGGTGGAAGTATTAAAATCTTGAAGCAATTTCTTGAAGATTGTAGTGATGTTTTAATGTATAGGGATTTGCAGGGTTCTACTTTGTTGCATTCAGCTTCTGGTAGAGGTCAAACTGAG GTTGTCAAATATTTACTTGAATCATATGAAATAAGTGGCGCAACTGATACTCAAGGCAACACAGCTTTACACATTGCTGCATATAACGGCCACTTAGCGGTAGTTGAGCTTTTGATATCTTCATATCCTGCGTTAGTCACATTAACAAACAACTACGGTGACACATTTCTTCATACGACCGTAGCTGGATTCAGGACACCAGGATTCAGGCGAGTTGACCAGCAGATCGAACTCATGAAGCGTCTAGTAAGTGGAAAAATCATAAACATCGAAGACATTATAAATTCAAAAAACAACGATGGTCGAACAGCTCTTCATATTGCAGTAATCGAGAACATCCACTCGGATCTAGTGGAATTACTTATGAGCGTTAGATATATCGACTTGAATATTAGAGACGTTGATCGGATGACCCCGCTTGATCTCCTCAGGCAACGACCGACATCAGCCTCTTCAGAGATTTTAATAAAGAGGCTGATTTCGGCCGGTGGGATTTCAAATTATAATGATTATAGGACAAGGACCGCCCTTGCGTCCCATTTGAAAACACATGGGATCGGGGGCAGCCCTGGAACTTCATTTAGGGTTCCGGATGCGGAAATAATTTTTTATATATGTTCCGATAACGATAGAGAGTCGATGTACTCAGGCGAACTGAGTCAGTTTGACTCCCCCGCCCGGTCGAGCTCAGTGCATCGTAGCCGGGAATCGAAAGTGGGTGCCGCAAGGGGGTTGAAGCTTCTTTTCGGGTGGGCTCGAAAGAAAGAAGAAGAGGATGATCGTTGTTCGTTAGATTCTTTCCAGATAAGGAAATGTAAGCTCGAAACCAGGCCGGTTTCAATTAGGGAAAGATATGCAAAAAGCTCGTTACCAAACAACAAAAGGGTACTCATGCCTAGCCCGGCATCAAAGAAAAAATTCTCGGCTGGGCTAAGTCACGGTGTTCTACGAGTGGACTCTCCATCGAGCCCACGTTCATTGTCATCTTGGTCTTCATGTTCACCTGAAGACGATGAGGAACATAGGACTACAAAGAGCGGTCCATTGAACTTTATGCATTCTAGCTCGAACCCTTGGATTGATCGCGAGAAGCCAAAGTTCCATAGAAGACAATCCTCGTTGAGCAAGGTTTTGATGAACCAAGTGTTCTGTTTCGGTGCACAAGGTATAGCCGCCGAGGAACCGGTTAAGCGATCGAAACCAGCATTAAGTTACATTGGTTCAAGTGTTTGA